From a single Mobula birostris isolate sMobBir1 chromosome 13, sMobBir1.hap1, whole genome shotgun sequence genomic region:
- the LOC140207641 gene encoding uncharacterized protein, with the protein MADQRVHTRERPFTCSDCGKGFHQSTTLLVHKSVHTGERPFTCSDCGKGFTQSSNLIVHQRVHIREKPFTCSDCRKGFTRSSDLLVHQRVHTGERPFTCSDCGMGFTRSSELKEHQRVHTGEWPFTCSDCGKGFTCLSKLKVHQRVHTGERLFTCSDCGKGFTRSPDLLVHQRVHTAERPFTCSDCGKGFTRSPDLLAHQRVHTGERPFSCSDCGKGFSRSPDLLVHQRVHTGERPFTCSDCGRGFTQSSTLQRHQSVHTGERPFSCSVCGKRFARSSNLESHQRVHTGEKPFTCSECGKGFTHSFTLHRHQRVHTGEKLFTCSECGKGFTRSSQLLAHQSVHTGEAVPLL; encoded by the coding sequence ATGGCtgaccagcgagttcacaccagggagcggccattcacctgctcagactgtgggaagggattccatcAGTCAACCACcctactggtacacaagtcagttcacactggggagaggccgttcacctgctcagactgtgggaagggattcactcaatcgtcCAACCTAATagtgcaccagcgagttcacatcagggagaagccattcacctgctcagactgcaggaagggattcactaggtcatctgacctactggtgcaccaacgagttcacactggggagaggccattcacctgctcagattgtgggatgggattcactcggtcatctgaactgaaggaacatcagagagttcacaccggggaatggccattcacctgctcagactgtggaaagggattcacttgtttatctaaactgaaggtacatcagcgagttcacactggagagaggctgttcacctgctcagactgtggaaagggcttTACTCGGTCACCCGACCTactggtacaccagcgagttcacactgcagagaggccattcacctgctcagactgtgggaagggattcactcggtcacccgacctactggcacaccagagagttcacactggagagaggccgttcagctgctcagactgtgggaaagggttcagtcggtcacccgacctactggtacaccagcgagttcacactggggagaggccgttcacctgctcagactgtgggagggggttCACTCAGTCCTCCACTTtacagagacaccagtctgttcacacaggggagaggccgttcagctgctcagtctgtgggaagagatttgctcggtcatccaacctagagagtcatcagcgagttcacactggggagaagccgttcacctgctcagaatgtgggaagggattcactcattcaTTCACCCTACacagacatcagcgagttcacactggggagaagctgttcacctgctcagaatgtgggaagggcttcactcggtcatcccaactactggcacaccagtcagttcatacgggagaggctgttcccctgcTATGA